The following proteins come from a genomic window of Pseudochaenichthys georgianus chromosome 19, fPseGeo1.2, whole genome shotgun sequence:
- the adam8b gene encoding zinc metalloproteinase-disintegrin-like 2d isoform X3, with product MGTNMFSLWLIWVCLVQSSAMLSHVERYDVVTPRRQKRSLQDNQLYPDTVQYQFAIDGRTHTMNLEKNRNLIGKGYTETHYSEDGTRVTTSPNEEHCYYQGHIEGMKDSSVSVGICSGISGYVRAQQQVYLIEPLGQSEEGGHAVYRPEDLKTINSSSNTPPLYDQDQAQDPRLSSLFRSRSRKTQPVAGPQKFVELFVVVDNTEYKLYGSETKSRVLGAINHVDKLYRALNIRVMLVGLEIWTYRDYMDVDTNSETTLDHFLLWRQADLLKRIKHDNAQFVTGKDFDGNTVGLANKFAMCTENSGGVNQDHHGNPIGLASTIAHEMGHNFGLSHDAEGCMCGPSSSSGNCVMAEKLRTGNQAFPEFFSGCSVEQLAEFMARAQPSCLSRPSSITNIAAGPSCGNNLLDPGEECDCGPVEECQNPCCDAWTCRLTEGFQCAQGECCNNGQLTPAGGVCREAASDCDLPEYCTGESERCPEDSFEMNGTPCYDQAQGYCSNGQCPTHQQHCWRLFGPGTRVASDVCFNLNKRGEEGANCGRDKSSYIPCAAPNLKCGSMFCEGGGESISGKRADFLMLGLECKLAVDDDKSRNIDMVPKGTKCGPNKVCLDNRCVDTSVYGKKEDCSKKCNNNGVCNHKNECHCNPGWAPPYCDIQYADLPQVQSGIIAGVCAALSILLTVTVVTAGLMCCKKDNTDNTDNFTYKRKGNSAPDKLNPMFQDGSVKDRPQISAPTFMASTATQAYAPLIVTVTPSRAAPQPPKKLSPVSPTAQTEPAKLLPPSLPPPSKAQLL from the exons ATGGGGACGAACATGTTCTCGCTGTGGCTGATATGGG tgtgtctcGTGCAGAGCTCTGCGATGTTGTCTCATGTGGAGAGATATGACGTGGTCACTCCTCGGAGACAGAAGAGGAGCCTGCAGGACAACCAG CTTTATCCTGACACGGTTCAATACCAGTTCGCCATTGACGGGAGGACCCACACAATGAATCTGGAAAAAAACAG GAATCTCATTGGGAAAGGCTACACTGAGACGCACTATTCAGAAGATGGGACACGGGTTACAACATCACCTAATGAG GAGCACTGCTACTATCAGGGTCACATTGAAGGCATGAAGGACTCTTCAGTCAGTGTTGGGATTTGTTCAGGCATTAG TGGCTACGTGAGAGCCCAGCAGCAGGTGTACCTGATCGAGCCTCTGGGACAGTCTGAGGAAGGGGGCCATGCAGTGTACAGACCGGAGGACTTGAAGACCATCAACTCCTCGTCCAACACCCCCCCGCTGTACGACCAGGACCAGGCCCAGGACCCACGGCTCTCCAGCCTCTTCAGGTCCAGATCACGG AAAACCCAACCCGTTGCAGGTCCACAGAAGTTCGTCGAGCTGTTTGTGGTGGTGGACAATACTGAG TATAAGCTATATGGAAGCGAGACTAAGTCCCGGGTCCTCGGAGCTATAAATCACGTTGACAAG CTGTATCGAGCTCTGAACATTCGCGTCATGCTGGTGGGCTTGGAGATTTGGACGTACAGAGACTACATGGATGTTGACACTAATTCAGAGACCACCCTGGACCATTTCCTCCTGTGGCGGCAGGCCGATCTTCTGAAGAGGATCAAGCACGACAATGCCCAATTTGTGAC TGGCAAAGACTTTGACGGAAACACAGTTGGACTGGCAAATAAGTTTGCCATGTGTACCGAAAACTCAGGTGGAGTCAATCAG GATCACCATGGCAACCCAATAGGCCTTGCCTCTACTATCGCTCATGAGATGGGACATAACTTTGGCTTGTCCCATGATGCTGAAGGCTGTATGTGTGGTCCATCGTCCAGCAGTGGGAACTGTGTGATGGCAGAAAAACTCCG GACAGGAAATCAAGCATTCCCAGAGTTTTTCAGCGGCTGCAGTGTGGAGCAGCTAGCCGAGTTCATGGCGCGGGCGCAGCCCAGCTGCTTGTCCAGACCCAGCTCCATTACGAACATCGCTGCAGGTCCTAGCTGTGGCAACAACCTCCTGGACCCCGGAGAGGAGTGTGACTGCGGCCCTGTGGAG GAATGTCAGAACCCTTGTTGTGATGCCTGGACTTGTCGCCTGACTGAAGGATTCCAGTGTGCTCAGGGAGAATGCTGTAACAACGGCCAG CTCACACCGGCAGGAGGTGTGTGCAGAGAGGCAGCCAGTGACTGTGACTTGCCTGAATACTGCACCGGAGAGTCGGAGCGGTGTCCTGAAGACAGCTTTGAGATGAACGGCACGCCGTGCTACGACCAGGCGCAGGGCTACTGCTCCAACGGGCAATGCCCCACACATCAGCAGCACTGCTGGAGGCTGTTTGGCCCAG GGACCAGAGTTGCATCAGATGTGTGTTTTAATCTGAACAAACGGGGCGAAGAAGGTGCAAACTGTGGAAGGGACAAATCCAGCTACATCCCCTGCGCTGCACC gaATCTGAAGTGTGGGTCTATGTTTTGTGAAGGAGGAGGCGAGTCCATCTCAGGTAAAAGGGCAGACTTCCTCATGTTGGGCTTGGAATGTAAACTAGCAGTGGATGACGATAAGAGCAGAAACATCGACATGGTGCCAAAAGGAACCAAATGCGGACCGAACAAG GTCTGCCTCGACAACAGATGTGTGGATACGTCAGTTTATGGGAAAAAGGAGGACTGTTCAAAGAAATGCAACAACAATGGG GTGTGTAACCACAAGAACGAGTGCCACTGTAACCCTGGCTGGGCTCCACCCTACTGTGACATCCAGTATGCAGATTTACCCCAAG TTCAGAGCGGGATAATAGCCGGAGTGTGTGCAGCTCTCTCCATCCTCCTGACCGTCACCGTGGTGACTGCAGGGCTGATGTGTTGTAAAAAGGACAACACGGACAACACGGACAACTTCACCTACAAAAG GAAAGGGAATTCTGCTCCAGACAAGCTGAACCCGATGTTTCAGGACGGGAGTGTTAAGGACAGACCTCAGATCAGTGCGCCCACTTTCATGGCGTCAACAGCAACACAAGCCTACGCTCCTCTGATTGTTACCGTGACTCCCAGCAGAGCCGCTCCACAG CCACCAAAGAAACTGTCTCCAGTCTCTCCGACAGCACAAACTGAGCCG GCAAAGCTTCTACCTCCATCTCTGCCTCCTCCGAGTAAAGCTCAG cTTCTTTAA
- the adam8b gene encoding zinc metalloproteinase-disintegrin-like 2d isoform X2, whose product MGTNMFSLWLIWVCLVQSSAMLSHVERYDVVTPRRQKRSLQDNQLYPDTVQYQFAIDGRTHTMNLEKNRNLIGKGYTETHYSEDGTRVTTSPNEEHCYYQGHIEGMKDSSVSVGICSGISGYVRAQQQVYLIEPLGQSEEGGHAVYRPEDLKTINSSSNTPPLYDQDQAQDPRLSSLFRSRSRKTQPVAGPQKFVELFVVVDNTEYKLYGSETKSRVLGAINHVDKLYRALNIRVMLVGLEIWTYRDYMDVDTNSETTLDHFLLWRQADLLKRIKHDNAQFVTGKDFDGNTVGLANKFAMCTENSGGVNQDHHGNPIGLASTIAHEMGHNFGLSHDAEGCMCGPSSSSGNCVMAEKLRTGNQAFPEFFSGCSVEQLAEFMARAQPSCLSRPSSITNIAAGPSCGNNLLDPGEECDCGPVEECQNPCCDAWTCRLTEGFQCAQGECCNNGQLTPAGGVCREAASDCDLPEYCTGESERCPEDSFEMNGTPCYDQAQGYCSNGQCPTHQQHCWRLFGPGTRVASDVCFNLNKRGEEGANCGRDKSSYIPCAAPNLKCGSMFCEGGGESISGKRADFLMLGLECKLAVDDDKSRNIDMVPKGTKCGPNKVCLDNRCVDTSVYGKKEDCSKKCNNNGVCNHKNECHCNPGWAPPYCDIQYADLPQVQSGIIAGVCAALSILLTVTVVTAGLMCCKKDNTDNTDNFTYKRKGNSAPDKLNPMFQDGSVKDRPQISAPTFMASTATQAYAPLIVTVTPSRAAPQPPKKLSPVSPTAQTEPAKLLPPSLPPPSKAQINMRKVEA is encoded by the exons ATGGGGACGAACATGTTCTCGCTGTGGCTGATATGGG tgtgtctcGTGCAGAGCTCTGCGATGTTGTCTCATGTGGAGAGATATGACGTGGTCACTCCTCGGAGACAGAAGAGGAGCCTGCAGGACAACCAG CTTTATCCTGACACGGTTCAATACCAGTTCGCCATTGACGGGAGGACCCACACAATGAATCTGGAAAAAAACAG GAATCTCATTGGGAAAGGCTACACTGAGACGCACTATTCAGAAGATGGGACACGGGTTACAACATCACCTAATGAG GAGCACTGCTACTATCAGGGTCACATTGAAGGCATGAAGGACTCTTCAGTCAGTGTTGGGATTTGTTCAGGCATTAG TGGCTACGTGAGAGCCCAGCAGCAGGTGTACCTGATCGAGCCTCTGGGACAGTCTGAGGAAGGGGGCCATGCAGTGTACAGACCGGAGGACTTGAAGACCATCAACTCCTCGTCCAACACCCCCCCGCTGTACGACCAGGACCAGGCCCAGGACCCACGGCTCTCCAGCCTCTTCAGGTCCAGATCACGG AAAACCCAACCCGTTGCAGGTCCACAGAAGTTCGTCGAGCTGTTTGTGGTGGTGGACAATACTGAG TATAAGCTATATGGAAGCGAGACTAAGTCCCGGGTCCTCGGAGCTATAAATCACGTTGACAAG CTGTATCGAGCTCTGAACATTCGCGTCATGCTGGTGGGCTTGGAGATTTGGACGTACAGAGACTACATGGATGTTGACACTAATTCAGAGACCACCCTGGACCATTTCCTCCTGTGGCGGCAGGCCGATCTTCTGAAGAGGATCAAGCACGACAATGCCCAATTTGTGAC TGGCAAAGACTTTGACGGAAACACAGTTGGACTGGCAAATAAGTTTGCCATGTGTACCGAAAACTCAGGTGGAGTCAATCAG GATCACCATGGCAACCCAATAGGCCTTGCCTCTACTATCGCTCATGAGATGGGACATAACTTTGGCTTGTCCCATGATGCTGAAGGCTGTATGTGTGGTCCATCGTCCAGCAGTGGGAACTGTGTGATGGCAGAAAAACTCCG GACAGGAAATCAAGCATTCCCAGAGTTTTTCAGCGGCTGCAGTGTGGAGCAGCTAGCCGAGTTCATGGCGCGGGCGCAGCCCAGCTGCTTGTCCAGACCCAGCTCCATTACGAACATCGCTGCAGGTCCTAGCTGTGGCAACAACCTCCTGGACCCCGGAGAGGAGTGTGACTGCGGCCCTGTGGAG GAATGTCAGAACCCTTGTTGTGATGCCTGGACTTGTCGCCTGACTGAAGGATTCCAGTGTGCTCAGGGAGAATGCTGTAACAACGGCCAG CTCACACCGGCAGGAGGTGTGTGCAGAGAGGCAGCCAGTGACTGTGACTTGCCTGAATACTGCACCGGAGAGTCGGAGCGGTGTCCTGAAGACAGCTTTGAGATGAACGGCACGCCGTGCTACGACCAGGCGCAGGGCTACTGCTCCAACGGGCAATGCCCCACACATCAGCAGCACTGCTGGAGGCTGTTTGGCCCAG GGACCAGAGTTGCATCAGATGTGTGTTTTAATCTGAACAAACGGGGCGAAGAAGGTGCAAACTGTGGAAGGGACAAATCCAGCTACATCCCCTGCGCTGCACC gaATCTGAAGTGTGGGTCTATGTTTTGTGAAGGAGGAGGCGAGTCCATCTCAGGTAAAAGGGCAGACTTCCTCATGTTGGGCTTGGAATGTAAACTAGCAGTGGATGACGATAAGAGCAGAAACATCGACATGGTGCCAAAAGGAACCAAATGCGGACCGAACAAG GTCTGCCTCGACAACAGATGTGTGGATACGTCAGTTTATGGGAAAAAGGAGGACTGTTCAAAGAAATGCAACAACAATGGG GTGTGTAACCACAAGAACGAGTGCCACTGTAACCCTGGCTGGGCTCCACCCTACTGTGACATCCAGTATGCAGATTTACCCCAAG TTCAGAGCGGGATAATAGCCGGAGTGTGTGCAGCTCTCTCCATCCTCCTGACCGTCACCGTGGTGACTGCAGGGCTGATGTGTTGTAAAAAGGACAACACGGACAACACGGACAACTTCACCTACAAAAG GAAAGGGAATTCTGCTCCAGACAAGCTGAACCCGATGTTTCAGGACGGGAGTGTTAAGGACAGACCTCAGATCAGTGCGCCCACTTTCATGGCGTCAACAGCAACACAAGCCTACGCTCCTCTGATTGTTACCGTGACTCCCAGCAGAGCCGCTCCACAG CCACCAAAGAAACTGTCTCCAGTCTCTCCGACAGCACAAACTGAGCCG GCAAAGCTTCTACCTCCATCTCTGCCTCCTCCGAGTAAAGCTCAG
- the adam8b gene encoding zinc metalloproteinase-disintegrin-like 2d isoform X4 — MVNSVYSNNSLKIIPLYPDTVQYQFAIDGRTHTMNLEKNRNLIGKGYTETHYSEDGTRVTTSPNEEHCYYQGHIEGMKDSSVSVGICSGISGYVRAQQQVYLIEPLGQSEEGGHAVYRPEDLKTINSSSNTPPLYDQDQAQDPRLSSLFRSRSRKTQPVAGPQKFVELFVVVDNTEYKLYGSETKSRVLGAINHVDKLYRALNIRVMLVGLEIWTYRDYMDVDTNSETTLDHFLLWRQADLLKRIKHDNAQFVTGKDFDGNTVGLANKFAMCTENSGGVNQDHHGNPIGLASTIAHEMGHNFGLSHDAEGCMCGPSSSSGNCVMAEKLRTGNQAFPEFFSGCSVEQLAEFMARAQPSCLSRPSSITNIAAGPSCGNNLLDPGEECDCGPVEECQNPCCDAWTCRLTEGFQCAQGECCNNGQLTPAGGVCREAASDCDLPEYCTGESERCPEDSFEMNGTPCYDQAQGYCSNGQCPTHQQHCWRLFGPGTRVASDVCFNLNKRGEEGANCGRDKSSYIPCAAPNLKCGSMFCEGGGESISGKRADFLMLGLECKLAVDDDKSRNIDMVPKGTKCGPNKVCLDNRCVDTSVYGKKEDCSKKCNNNGVCNHKNECHCNPGWAPPYCDIQYADLPQVQSGIIAGVCAALSILLTVTVVTAGLMCCKKDNTDNTDNFTYKRKGNSAPDKLNPMFQDGSVKDRPQISAPTFMASTATQAYAPLIVTVTPSRAAPQPPKKLSPVSPTAQTEPAKLLPPSLPPPSKAQVSLTSSCSHQALQRTSSL, encoded by the exons ATGGTCAACAGTGTTTACAGCAACAACTCCCTAAAGATCATTCCT CTTTATCCTGACACGGTTCAATACCAGTTCGCCATTGACGGGAGGACCCACACAATGAATCTGGAAAAAAACAG GAATCTCATTGGGAAAGGCTACACTGAGACGCACTATTCAGAAGATGGGACACGGGTTACAACATCACCTAATGAG GAGCACTGCTACTATCAGGGTCACATTGAAGGCATGAAGGACTCTTCAGTCAGTGTTGGGATTTGTTCAGGCATTAG TGGCTACGTGAGAGCCCAGCAGCAGGTGTACCTGATCGAGCCTCTGGGACAGTCTGAGGAAGGGGGCCATGCAGTGTACAGACCGGAGGACTTGAAGACCATCAACTCCTCGTCCAACACCCCCCCGCTGTACGACCAGGACCAGGCCCAGGACCCACGGCTCTCCAGCCTCTTCAGGTCCAGATCACGG AAAACCCAACCCGTTGCAGGTCCACAGAAGTTCGTCGAGCTGTTTGTGGTGGTGGACAATACTGAG TATAAGCTATATGGAAGCGAGACTAAGTCCCGGGTCCTCGGAGCTATAAATCACGTTGACAAG CTGTATCGAGCTCTGAACATTCGCGTCATGCTGGTGGGCTTGGAGATTTGGACGTACAGAGACTACATGGATGTTGACACTAATTCAGAGACCACCCTGGACCATTTCCTCCTGTGGCGGCAGGCCGATCTTCTGAAGAGGATCAAGCACGACAATGCCCAATTTGTGAC TGGCAAAGACTTTGACGGAAACACAGTTGGACTGGCAAATAAGTTTGCCATGTGTACCGAAAACTCAGGTGGAGTCAATCAG GATCACCATGGCAACCCAATAGGCCTTGCCTCTACTATCGCTCATGAGATGGGACATAACTTTGGCTTGTCCCATGATGCTGAAGGCTGTATGTGTGGTCCATCGTCCAGCAGTGGGAACTGTGTGATGGCAGAAAAACTCCG GACAGGAAATCAAGCATTCCCAGAGTTTTTCAGCGGCTGCAGTGTGGAGCAGCTAGCCGAGTTCATGGCGCGGGCGCAGCCCAGCTGCTTGTCCAGACCCAGCTCCATTACGAACATCGCTGCAGGTCCTAGCTGTGGCAACAACCTCCTGGACCCCGGAGAGGAGTGTGACTGCGGCCCTGTGGAG GAATGTCAGAACCCTTGTTGTGATGCCTGGACTTGTCGCCTGACTGAAGGATTCCAGTGTGCTCAGGGAGAATGCTGTAACAACGGCCAG CTCACACCGGCAGGAGGTGTGTGCAGAGAGGCAGCCAGTGACTGTGACTTGCCTGAATACTGCACCGGAGAGTCGGAGCGGTGTCCTGAAGACAGCTTTGAGATGAACGGCACGCCGTGCTACGACCAGGCGCAGGGCTACTGCTCCAACGGGCAATGCCCCACACATCAGCAGCACTGCTGGAGGCTGTTTGGCCCAG GGACCAGAGTTGCATCAGATGTGTGTTTTAATCTGAACAAACGGGGCGAAGAAGGTGCAAACTGTGGAAGGGACAAATCCAGCTACATCCCCTGCGCTGCACC gaATCTGAAGTGTGGGTCTATGTTTTGTGAAGGAGGAGGCGAGTCCATCTCAGGTAAAAGGGCAGACTTCCTCATGTTGGGCTTGGAATGTAAACTAGCAGTGGATGACGATAAGAGCAGAAACATCGACATGGTGCCAAAAGGAACCAAATGCGGACCGAACAAG GTCTGCCTCGACAACAGATGTGTGGATACGTCAGTTTATGGGAAAAAGGAGGACTGTTCAAAGAAATGCAACAACAATGGG GTGTGTAACCACAAGAACGAGTGCCACTGTAACCCTGGCTGGGCTCCACCCTACTGTGACATCCAGTATGCAGATTTACCCCAAG TTCAGAGCGGGATAATAGCCGGAGTGTGTGCAGCTCTCTCCATCCTCCTGACCGTCACCGTGGTGACTGCAGGGCTGATGTGTTGTAAAAAGGACAACACGGACAACACGGACAACTTCACCTACAAAAG GAAAGGGAATTCTGCTCCAGACAAGCTGAACCCGATGTTTCAGGACGGGAGTGTTAAGGACAGACCTCAGATCAGTGCGCCCACTTTCATGGCGTCAACAGCAACACAAGCCTACGCTCCTCTGATTGTTACCGTGACTCCCAGCAGAGCCGCTCCACAG CCACCAAAGAAACTGTCTCCAGTCTCTCCGACAGCACAAACTGAGCCG GCAAAGCTTCTACCTCCATCTCTGCCTCCTCCGAGTAAAGCTCAGGTGAGTCTCACCTCAAGCTGCTCTCACCAGGCTCTGCAGAGGACGAGTTCACTTTAA
- the adam8b gene encoding zinc metalloproteinase-disintegrin-like 2d isoform X1: protein MGTNMFSLWLIWVCLVQSSAMLSHVERYDVVTPRRQKRSLQDNQLYPDTVQYQFAIDGRTHTMNLEKNRNLIGKGYTETHYSEDGTRVTTSPNEEHCYYQGHIEGMKDSSVSVGICSGISGYVRAQQQVYLIEPLGQSEEGGHAVYRPEDLKTINSSSNTPPLYDQDQAQDPRLSSLFRSRSRKTQPVAGPQKFVELFVVVDNTEYKLYGSETKSRVLGAINHVDKLYRALNIRVMLVGLEIWTYRDYMDVDTNSETTLDHFLLWRQADLLKRIKHDNAQFVTGKDFDGNTVGLANKFAMCTENSGGVNQDHHGNPIGLASTIAHEMGHNFGLSHDAEGCMCGPSSSSGNCVMAEKLRTGNQAFPEFFSGCSVEQLAEFMARAQPSCLSRPSSITNIAAGPSCGNNLLDPGEECDCGPVEECQNPCCDAWTCRLTEGFQCAQGECCNNGQLTPAGGVCREAASDCDLPEYCTGESERCPEDSFEMNGTPCYDQAQGYCSNGQCPTHQQHCWRLFGPGTRVASDVCFNLNKRGEEGANCGRDKSSYIPCAAPNLKCGSMFCEGGGESISGKRADFLMLGLECKLAVDDDKSRNIDMVPKGTKCGPNKVCLDNRCVDTSVYGKKEDCSKKCNNNGVCNHKNECHCNPGWAPPYCDIQYADLPQVQSGIIAGVCAALSILLTVTVVTAGLMCCKKDNTDNTDNFTYKRKGNSAPDKLNPMFQDGSVKDRPQISAPTFMASTATQAYAPLIVTVTPSRAAPQPPKKLSPVSPTAQTEPAKLLPPSLPPPSKAQVSLTSSCSHQALQRTSSL, encoded by the exons ATGGGGACGAACATGTTCTCGCTGTGGCTGATATGGG tgtgtctcGTGCAGAGCTCTGCGATGTTGTCTCATGTGGAGAGATATGACGTGGTCACTCCTCGGAGACAGAAGAGGAGCCTGCAGGACAACCAG CTTTATCCTGACACGGTTCAATACCAGTTCGCCATTGACGGGAGGACCCACACAATGAATCTGGAAAAAAACAG GAATCTCATTGGGAAAGGCTACACTGAGACGCACTATTCAGAAGATGGGACACGGGTTACAACATCACCTAATGAG GAGCACTGCTACTATCAGGGTCACATTGAAGGCATGAAGGACTCTTCAGTCAGTGTTGGGATTTGTTCAGGCATTAG TGGCTACGTGAGAGCCCAGCAGCAGGTGTACCTGATCGAGCCTCTGGGACAGTCTGAGGAAGGGGGCCATGCAGTGTACAGACCGGAGGACTTGAAGACCATCAACTCCTCGTCCAACACCCCCCCGCTGTACGACCAGGACCAGGCCCAGGACCCACGGCTCTCCAGCCTCTTCAGGTCCAGATCACGG AAAACCCAACCCGTTGCAGGTCCACAGAAGTTCGTCGAGCTGTTTGTGGTGGTGGACAATACTGAG TATAAGCTATATGGAAGCGAGACTAAGTCCCGGGTCCTCGGAGCTATAAATCACGTTGACAAG CTGTATCGAGCTCTGAACATTCGCGTCATGCTGGTGGGCTTGGAGATTTGGACGTACAGAGACTACATGGATGTTGACACTAATTCAGAGACCACCCTGGACCATTTCCTCCTGTGGCGGCAGGCCGATCTTCTGAAGAGGATCAAGCACGACAATGCCCAATTTGTGAC TGGCAAAGACTTTGACGGAAACACAGTTGGACTGGCAAATAAGTTTGCCATGTGTACCGAAAACTCAGGTGGAGTCAATCAG GATCACCATGGCAACCCAATAGGCCTTGCCTCTACTATCGCTCATGAGATGGGACATAACTTTGGCTTGTCCCATGATGCTGAAGGCTGTATGTGTGGTCCATCGTCCAGCAGTGGGAACTGTGTGATGGCAGAAAAACTCCG GACAGGAAATCAAGCATTCCCAGAGTTTTTCAGCGGCTGCAGTGTGGAGCAGCTAGCCGAGTTCATGGCGCGGGCGCAGCCCAGCTGCTTGTCCAGACCCAGCTCCATTACGAACATCGCTGCAGGTCCTAGCTGTGGCAACAACCTCCTGGACCCCGGAGAGGAGTGTGACTGCGGCCCTGTGGAG GAATGTCAGAACCCTTGTTGTGATGCCTGGACTTGTCGCCTGACTGAAGGATTCCAGTGTGCTCAGGGAGAATGCTGTAACAACGGCCAG CTCACACCGGCAGGAGGTGTGTGCAGAGAGGCAGCCAGTGACTGTGACTTGCCTGAATACTGCACCGGAGAGTCGGAGCGGTGTCCTGAAGACAGCTTTGAGATGAACGGCACGCCGTGCTACGACCAGGCGCAGGGCTACTGCTCCAACGGGCAATGCCCCACACATCAGCAGCACTGCTGGAGGCTGTTTGGCCCAG GGACCAGAGTTGCATCAGATGTGTGTTTTAATCTGAACAAACGGGGCGAAGAAGGTGCAAACTGTGGAAGGGACAAATCCAGCTACATCCCCTGCGCTGCACC gaATCTGAAGTGTGGGTCTATGTTTTGTGAAGGAGGAGGCGAGTCCATCTCAGGTAAAAGGGCAGACTTCCTCATGTTGGGCTTGGAATGTAAACTAGCAGTGGATGACGATAAGAGCAGAAACATCGACATGGTGCCAAAAGGAACCAAATGCGGACCGAACAAG GTCTGCCTCGACAACAGATGTGTGGATACGTCAGTTTATGGGAAAAAGGAGGACTGTTCAAAGAAATGCAACAACAATGGG GTGTGTAACCACAAGAACGAGTGCCACTGTAACCCTGGCTGGGCTCCACCCTACTGTGACATCCAGTATGCAGATTTACCCCAAG TTCAGAGCGGGATAATAGCCGGAGTGTGTGCAGCTCTCTCCATCCTCCTGACCGTCACCGTGGTGACTGCAGGGCTGATGTGTTGTAAAAAGGACAACACGGACAACACGGACAACTTCACCTACAAAAG GAAAGGGAATTCTGCTCCAGACAAGCTGAACCCGATGTTTCAGGACGGGAGTGTTAAGGACAGACCTCAGATCAGTGCGCCCACTTTCATGGCGTCAACAGCAACACAAGCCTACGCTCCTCTGATTGTTACCGTGACTCCCAGCAGAGCCGCTCCACAG CCACCAAAGAAACTGTCTCCAGTCTCTCCGACAGCACAAACTGAGCCG GCAAAGCTTCTACCTCCATCTCTGCCTCCTCCGAGTAAAGCTCAGGTGAGTCTCACCTCAAGCTGCTCTCACCAGGCTCTGCAGAGGACGAGTTCACTTTAA